A part of Paenarthrobacter sp. A20 genomic DNA contains:
- the tyrS gene encoding tyrosine--tRNA ligase: protein MSHVNNLESQHNDPAFANVWQELKWRGLVHVSTDETELEKLLAGDPITYYCGFDPTAPSLHLGNLVQLLVMRRLQLAGHKPLGLVGGSTGLIGDPRPTAERTLNTKDTVAEWVGYLQGQVRRFLSFDGENSARMVNNLDWTAPLSAIDFLREIGKHFRVGTMLRKDAVASRLSSDEGISYTEFSYQILQGMDYLQLFRDYGCALQTGGSDQWGNLTSGTELIRKVEGKSVHAMGTPLITNSDGTKFGKSEGNAIWLDPDMCSPYTFYQFWLNTADADVVDRLKVFTFLSRAEIEALGQAVSERPFAREGQKKLAFEVTSLVHGVDATEKVIAASAALFGNGDLTVLDERTLEAATAELPSAKIGTDGLGIIDLLVASGLSDSKSAARRTVGEGGAYVNNTKVSDPDAVIAQDQLLHGRYLLLRRGKKNLATIEVSA, encoded by the coding sequence GTGTCACACGTAAACAACCTCGAGTCCCAGCACAACGATCCCGCCTTTGCCAACGTCTGGCAGGAGCTCAAATGGCGCGGCCTTGTCCACGTTTCCACTGATGAAACGGAACTGGAAAAGCTGCTCGCCGGGGACCCGATCACGTATTACTGTGGCTTCGATCCCACCGCGCCCTCGCTGCATCTGGGCAACCTTGTGCAGTTGCTGGTGATGCGCCGCCTGCAGTTGGCCGGTCACAAACCTTTGGGCCTGGTGGGTGGATCCACCGGCCTCATCGGCGACCCGCGTCCGACGGCGGAACGCACCTTGAACACTAAGGACACCGTTGCGGAGTGGGTCGGCTACCTTCAGGGCCAGGTGCGTCGCTTCCTTAGTTTCGACGGCGAAAATTCCGCCCGCATGGTCAACAACCTGGACTGGACGGCGCCGCTGAGCGCAATCGACTTCCTGCGTGAAATCGGTAAGCACTTCCGCGTGGGCACGATGCTCCGCAAGGATGCCGTCGCCTCGCGCCTGAGCTCGGACGAAGGCATCAGCTACACCGAGTTCAGCTACCAGATCCTGCAGGGAATGGACTACCTCCAGCTCTTCCGCGACTACGGCTGCGCCTTGCAGACGGGCGGCTCGGACCAGTGGGGCAACCTCACCAGCGGCACTGAACTCATCCGCAAGGTGGAGGGCAAGAGCGTGCACGCCATGGGTACGCCGCTCATCACCAACTCCGACGGCACCAAGTTCGGTAAGAGCGAGGGCAACGCCATCTGGCTGGACCCGGACATGTGCAGCCCGTACACGTTCTACCAATTCTGGCTGAACACTGCTGACGCGGACGTGGTGGACCGACTCAAGGTCTTCACGTTCCTCTCGCGCGCTGAAATTGAGGCGCTTGGACAAGCCGTGTCGGAACGTCCATTTGCCCGTGAAGGCCAGAAGAAGCTCGCTTTCGAAGTGACTTCCCTGGTCCACGGCGTCGACGCTACCGAGAAGGTCATTGCCGCTTCAGCCGCGCTCTTCGGAAACGGCGATCTTACGGTTCTGGACGAACGCACACTCGAAGCCGCTACGGCGGAACTTCCTTCGGCAAAGATCGGCACCGACGGACTGGGGATCATCGACCTCCTGGTTGCCTCGGGTCTGTCCGACAGCAAGTCCGCTGCCCGTCGGACTGTGGGGGAGGGCGGCGCGTACGTGAACAACACCAAGGTCTCCGATCCCGACGCCGTCATTGCCCAGGATCAACTGCTGCATGGCCGCTACCTGCTCCTTCGACGTGGCAAGAAAAATCTGGCCACCATTGAGGTTTCGGCCTAG